AGTCCCATTCATCATTACTTATACCAGCCTGTCGAAGAATTTCTTTGATGAGGCTTGCATGAATATCCCCGGAATATGTATTTTCCTGGTTCCCTTTATCATAGACTGATGTTTAGCGCATGAGAATGGGCCTGAGTAGCCAAGTGCCTTGAATTTTCTTATTAATTCCTTTCTTGATATTGCATTTGGCATAATTATGCAATCGCACTCTTTTTGATCTTTATCTCGACCCCACCTACAGAGGGTATATTATCTTTATCCTGTATCTTTAGTAAAAGCCATTCCTCCAAGACCTCTATAAGCTCTCTCCGGCAATCCTCAACAGAGCCGCCATTAGCCCAAACCCCTTCAAAACCTGGAATTTCGGCAAACCAGCTTCCATCTTCTATTTTTTTATATTCAGCCATTGCAATAGCATTCTGGATATATTCTGTCAACATGGTCTATTCCTTTCTTTCATCATTATTGTATAACTCCTCCAATTAGTTTAAACAACGATTACACGGAAAACTCCTCAAAAATGTTCTTTTCATATTTGACCCTCAGTAATCCTCCCTGCTCAATAGCTCTTTCGTATTCTTTATGTATCCGCTAAATCCTGGGGCCTGTTAGCCTTCTCTTTCATTTCTATAAGCGCTTGCAGCGGAATAACAGAGATAGATATCTTTTCT
The DNA window shown above is from Nitrospirota bacterium and carries:
- a CDS encoding type II toxin-antitoxin system HicB family antitoxin, producing the protein MLTEYIQNAIAMAEYKKIEDGSWFAEIPGFEGVWANGGSVEDCRRELIEVLEEWLLLKIQDKDNIPSVGGVEIKIKKSAIA